The genomic window ACGGCGACCAGCAGCGCGACGGCCGTGTTCGCGGCGACGACACCGAGACTGACCAGCCATACGCCGCCCACCGACGCGGTGCGGAGTGCGAACGGGACGTTCCACTGGCTGGCCCCCAGCAGGCCCCACGGCCCGCCGAGACCCTCCCACGAGCGCACGAGTTCGATCATCAACCAGCCGGAGGGCACCACGACCACCGCGGCGAAGGACCTGCGCACGGACGGCGATCCGCCGAGCAGCCGGGCCACCAGAAGCCCCCAGGGAGCCCACAGCAGCCCGAGGAGCGCCGCGAGCACCACGATGAACACGTGCAGACTCGGCATCAGCCAGTGGTGGACGGCGATCACGAAGCCCACCCCGCCGAGCCAGCCGTCCAGGGCAGCCCTCCGGCCCGTGCCCGCCGACCGGATCAGCAGCATCCACGGCACCAGCGCGACGTACGCGAACCACCAGAGGGACGGCGCGGGGAACGCCAGGGCGGGGAGCGCACCGGCGCACAACGCGACGGCACCCCGCCCGACGCGCGAGCGCAGCAGCCGCTCGTGCGGCGGCGTATGCCCGTCGGCCGTCACGTCCGGAAGCCGCGTGCCCCGCATCGGCATGTCCTGTCCTCCTCGCCGGTACTCCGCTTGATCCCAGTGTGCGCCAGAAGATCAGGAGCGCACAGGGGGAGCGACCGGACACCTACGGGCCGCGGGCCGGCCGTGAAGGGCGGTCAGGCCGTGACGGTGGTCCCGTGCCCCTGGCGCCACGACTCGTTCATCGTGACGGTGCGTATACGCCAGCCCGGTTCCGTGCGCCGCAGATCGAAGACGTACCGGCCGCCGGACATCGCCGTCGGCGCGACCCCTCCCGCGCCCCCGCCGCCACGCGGGCTCAGGTAGTCCGCCCGCACCCGTGCGAGGTCGCCCGGATATCCGCCCAGGTCCTGGAGGTCCAGGCGCCGGTTGACGATGAGGTGCTGACGGACGGGGAGGAGCCGCATGCTGTCCTCCAGCCAGCGCACGGCCTCGGCCACCGGCCCCTCCCGTCCGCCCGCCCCCCGGTGGTCGACGCGGCCGTCCGGCGTGAACAGGGCGCTGTACGCCTCCCACGCGCCGTCGTCGACCGCGGCGGCGTATTCGCTGATCACCGAGTCGATGGACAGCCGGTCCATCACCGTCGCGAGAGCCACGCGCTGTGTCATCGCCCAAGTCTCGGCCAGAGGGAGCGGCACGCCAAGAGCCGTGCACCGTCGAGCTCAGTGGCTCCCGGCGGCAGCCGTGAAGGCCGGGAGATAGGCGGACTCGTGCCCCTCTGCCGTGGGGTGGACGTTCGTGCTGCTGATCCAGGCGTCCCCGGTGCAGATCTCGTGCCCCGCGAAGGCGGGCCTGCCGTCCGCGAACGCGAACCCGGCTGCAGCGGCCCGGCCCGCGATCGTGTCGTTGAGCAGATCC from Streptomyces sp. NBC_01341 includes these protein-coding regions:
- a CDS encoding nuclear transport factor 2 family protein, with product MTQRVALATVMDRLSIDSVISEYAAAVDDGAWEAYSALFTPDGRVDHRGAGGREGPVAEAVRWLEDSMRLLPVRQHLIVNRRLDLQDLGGYPGDLARVRADYLSPRGGGGAGGVAPTAMSGGRYVFDLRRTEPGWRIRTVTMNESWRQGHGTTVTA